The Lysinibacillus pakistanensis genome includes a window with the following:
- a CDS encoding ABC transporter substrate-binding protein, which produces MKKLLKLQWLSVIMLSLILIGCGAKDEATTKEDITKEDQPIEKAGYKVKDDRGIEVEFDAVPKTIISLQPSNTEILFALGVGNQIVGATDYDTYPEEAEKIERVSNSVTFNSERILALKPDVVIAYTTGKDEDNLNALKSLEDAGVKVFAIQSAASFDDVYGDIEQIATVMGIEDKGAKLNEDIKTKIAEIQAKVKDVKAPKNIYLEISPKPDIYTAGSGTFQQEILNIANVSNVFAELQGWKKVTEEDVIAKNPEVILTTVGYTKDPEAEILTRDGWNSITAIQNKAVYYIDNDITNRPGPRIGEAVELVAKAVYPELFK; this is translated from the coding sequence ATGAAGAAATTGTTGAAGCTTCAATGGCTTTCAGTAATTATGCTGTCGCTCATATTAATAGGTTGTGGTGCGAAGGATGAGGCAACTACTAAAGAGGATATTACTAAGGAAGATCAACCAATCGAAAAAGCAGGCTATAAAGTGAAGGATGACCGTGGTATAGAGGTTGAGTTTGATGCAGTACCTAAAACAATTATTTCATTACAACCAAGTAATACAGAAATTTTATTTGCTTTAGGTGTCGGCAATCAAATTGTTGGGGCAACTGACTATGATACGTATCCGGAAGAGGCAGAAAAAATTGAACGTGTTTCTAATTCTGTTACGTTTAATAGTGAGCGTATTTTAGCTTTGAAGCCAGATGTTGTCATTGCTTATACAACAGGAAAAGATGAAGATAACTTAAATGCTCTAAAAAGTCTTGAAGATGCAGGTGTAAAAGTATTTGCCATTCAATCCGCAGCTTCATTTGATGATGTATATGGAGATATTGAACAGATAGCAACGGTTATGGGAATTGAAGATAAAGGTGCAAAATTAAATGAAGATATAAAAACAAAAATTGCTGAGATACAAGCAAAAGTTAAAGATGTAAAAGCACCAAAAAATATCTACTTAGAAATTAGTCCAAAGCCAGACATCTATACAGCGGGCTCTGGTACATTCCAACAGGAAATTTTAAATATTGCCAATGTAAGCAATGTATTTGCTGAGCTCCAAGGCTGGAAAAAAGTAACCGAAGAAGATGTTATTGCGAAAAATCCAGAAGTTATTTTAACTACGGTAGGCTATACAAAAGACCCAGAAGCAGAAATTCTTACGCGTGATGGGTGGAATTCTATCACAGCTATTCAAAACAAAGCAGTCTATTATATAGATAATGATATTACAAACCGTCCTGGCCCTCGTATTGGTGAAGCTGTTGAGCTAGTAGCAAAGGCTGTTTATCCTGAGTTATTTAAATAA
- a CDS encoding C40 family peptidase, protein MGKRNKWRKSMVLALALAGGLLFNTVQPTEVHAEETSQQMIEKKAKIDAEVKKLQEELTNLQQEIDEKVKVFNQVQADIKEVDASIAETEKRIEQRSAILSERMAAYQAQDNTVGVYLSVVLEAKSFADLMDRVVAVKTLMDADQELVNQQEADKASLEQQKATLDEKQKELQKQFQELQQKESEMEVKKAENEAKSLALKAQIATKQEEERLEAERKAAEEEAARLRALQAATPAVHASNNGGKIVFGSGAGTASSGDAISTAKQFLGRSYVWGGSNPSTGFDCSGLVQWSYKQAGVSLPRTASQQYLATQRISANEARVGDLVFFSYGSGVAHVGIYLGNNTMIDAQNKGVVVESLDWWNQYLVGFGRIQ, encoded by the coding sequence GTGGGTAAGCGCAATAAATGGCGTAAGTCGATGGTACTAGCACTGGCACTAGCTGGCGGCTTATTATTTAATACAGTACAACCAACAGAAGTGCATGCGGAAGAAACTTCTCAACAAATGATCGAGAAAAAAGCTAAAATAGATGCAGAAGTTAAAAAGCTCCAAGAAGAATTAACAAACCTACAACAAGAGATCGATGAAAAAGTAAAAGTATTTAATCAAGTACAGGCAGACATTAAAGAAGTCGATGCAAGTATTGCTGAAACTGAAAAACGTATTGAGCAGCGTTCAGCTATTTTAAGCGAGCGTATGGCTGCATACCAAGCGCAGGATAACACAGTGGGTGTTTATTTAAGCGTTGTCCTTGAGGCAAAAAGCTTTGCAGATTTAATGGACCGTGTCGTAGCGGTTAAAACATTAATGGATGCTGACCAAGAACTAGTTAATCAACAGGAAGCGGACAAGGCTAGCTTAGAGCAACAAAAGGCAACATTAGATGAAAAACAAAAAGAGCTTCAAAAACAATTCCAAGAGCTTCAACAAAAGGAAAGTGAAATGGAAGTGAAAAAGGCTGAAAATGAAGCTAAATCACTTGCATTAAAAGCACAAATTGCAACGAAGCAAGAGGAAGAACGTTTAGAAGCGGAACGTAAAGCGGCAGAGGAAGAAGCAGCTCGTTTACGTGCACTTCAAGCAGCAACTCCGGCTGTACATGCTTCAAATAACGGGGGTAAAATTGTTTTCGGTTCAGGTGCAGGCACAGCATCTTCAGGAGATGCTATCTCAACGGCAAAGCAATTCTTAGGCCGTAGCTATGTTTGGGGTGGAAGTAACCCATCGACAGGATTTGACTGTTCAGGTCTTGTACAATGGTCTTACAAACAAGCAGGTGTATCTTTACCACGTACAGCATCACAACAATATTTAGCAACTCAACGTATTTCAGCAAATGAAGCACGTGTTGGTGACCTAGTATTCTTCAGCTACGGCTCGGGAGTAGCGCATGTAGGTATTTATTTAGGAAACAACACAATGATCGATGCTCAAAATAAGGGTGTTGTTGTTGAATCACTTGATTGGTGGAATCAGTATTTAGTTGGCTTCGGTCGAATTCAATAA
- a CDS encoding glutathione peroxidase: MSIYNYLVKKPNGEILSMETYRGKTLLIVNTANQCRFTYQFEDLQKMYDKYGKENFVVLGFPCDQFGNQNPEDGEQTTQLCQVNYGVTFPIFEVVQVNGDATHPLFNYLKHEVDYRSFGKASMQEKMLAESIVQIAPSFLEGRNIRWNFTKFLIDANGKTVERFEPTDSQLDIEQAIEKIL; the protein is encoded by the coding sequence ATGAGTATTTATAATTATTTAGTAAAGAAGCCGAATGGTGAGATTTTATCAATGGAGACCTATCGAGGAAAGACGCTGTTAATTGTCAACACAGCTAATCAATGTCGTTTTACATATCAGTTCGAAGACTTGCAAAAAATGTACGACAAATATGGCAAGGAAAACTTTGTTGTGTTAGGCTTTCCTTGCGATCAATTTGGAAATCAAAACCCTGAAGATGGTGAGCAAACTACACAACTTTGTCAGGTTAACTATGGTGTAACATTCCCGATTTTTGAGGTAGTGCAGGTCAATGGTGATGCAACACATCCGCTGTTTAATTATTTAAAGCATGAGGTCGATTACCGCTCATTTGGAAAAGCAAGTATGCAGGAAAAAATGCTAGCAGAATCAATAGTTCAAATAGCACCTAGTTTTTTAGAAGGACGTAATATCCGCTGGAATTTTACAAAATTCTTAATCGATGCAAATGGTAAAACAGTAGAACGCTTTGAGCCTACTGATTCTCAGCTTGATATCGAGCAGGCTATTGAAAAAATCCTATAA
- a CDS encoding ABC transporter ATP-binding protein → MLEPVYELEDVTFYYKKGRYKANDGISLTIYKGEIIGILGPNGAGKTTLIKQMIGHLAPTVGSVKFQRQEVSRNTKDVIKQIAYYSQETFALSFLKTWEAIYFTGRLKGLSKKEAKQQTDNILLRLGMEAYRNKLVSKLSGGQRRLISLGTTLIGQASVIILDEPTNELDPLKRKLVWEIIRELNCKGTTIILVTHNILEAEKVVHRVAVIDNGKLLAIDHVEKLKRRVDQRMRLEIYPHEASFQKIQDKLESFGKVELVENAKLAMLIDKHTIRPVIDLIQDEALNISQYSLLPPSLEDVYSKLQEQQRSE, encoded by the coding sequence ATGCTTGAACCAGTGTATGAGTTAGAAGATGTAACTTTCTACTACAAAAAAGGAAGGTACAAAGCTAATGATGGCATTTCACTGACCATATATAAAGGAGAAATCATTGGAATTCTAGGACCAAATGGTGCAGGAAAAACAACATTGATAAAGCAGATGATTGGTCATTTAGCACCTACAGTAGGATCAGTGAAATTTCAGCGACAGGAAGTGTCCAGAAATACAAAGGATGTCATTAAGCAAATCGCTTATTATTCACAAGAGACTTTTGCTTTATCATTTTTAAAAACATGGGAAGCCATTTATTTTACGGGGAGGTTAAAGGGGTTATCTAAAAAAGAAGCAAAGCAGCAGACGGATAACATCCTGCTACGTTTAGGAATGGAGGCATATCGAAATAAACTGGTATCTAAACTTTCTGGAGGACAAAGAAGACTTATTAGCCTGGGAACGACATTGATTGGGCAGGCATCAGTCATAATTCTAGATGAACCTACAAATGAGCTAGATCCATTAAAGCGGAAATTAGTATGGGAAATCATCCGTGAGCTTAATTGCAAGGGTACAACGATTATTTTAGTGACTCACAATATTTTAGAAGCTGAAAAAGTTGTACATCGTGTAGCTGTTATAGACAACGGAAAGCTTTTAGCAATTGACCATGTAGAAAAACTGAAGAGAAGGGTGGATCAAAGAATGCGTTTAGAAATTTATCCGCATGAAGCTTCTTTTCAAAAGATCCAAGATAAACTTGAGAGTTTTGGAAAAGTTGAATTAGTGGAGAATGCTAAGCTCGCAATGCTTATAGATAAACATACTATTCGTCCTGTTATTGATTTGATACAAGACGAGGCATTGAACATTAGCCAATATTCACTGCTACCGCCAAGCCTAGAGGATGTCTATTCTAAGCTTCAAGAGCAACAGAGGAGTGAATAG
- the ytvI gene encoding sporulation integral membrane protein YtvI, translated as MNKLNTRKLIFRLIMIISIIVAAYFIIPVSVPIILAGATAFFLEPIVMFFKRQWKMSRKIAVAFIYIVSVILISIICYFTITQLMSQIILVSKQAPYYISKLSEMWLTMQENISKYTEDFPPEVSASLQNTTMDFIKKIEESFLNFFNYTKVTAFFSEIPSLFISLLVYMIALFLFMLDLPKLKQITYKYLKPSTANKLKIILNRLKDAIFGYMKAHLFVSFIIGGVTLIGLLLIQPKYAVTMTIIIWIIDIIPFLGSIIILAPWALYHLLIGNISIAVKLFILAAILLIIRRVVEPKLMGDHIGLSTLPTLIAMFIGLQLFGVIGLLAGPFVIIFFVALKETGIIKLNFKI; from the coding sequence ATGAATAAATTAAATACTAGGAAACTGATATTTAGATTAATAATGATTATTTCTATAATCGTAGCTGCATATTTTATTATCCCTGTTTCCGTACCAATCATCTTAGCTGGAGCCACCGCATTTTTTTTAGAGCCAATTGTTATGTTCTTTAAACGGCAATGGAAAATGTCACGGAAGATTGCAGTTGCTTTTATTTACATAGTGAGTGTTATTCTAATTTCTATTATTTGTTACTTTACGATTACACAACTTATGTCTCAAATAATATTAGTTTCAAAGCAAGCTCCCTACTATATTTCAAAGCTATCAGAAATGTGGCTTACTATGCAAGAAAACATTTCTAAATACACTGAAGACTTTCCACCTGAAGTAAGCGCCTCGCTTCAAAATACAACGATGGATTTCATTAAGAAAATTGAAGAATCTTTTTTGAATTTCTTTAATTATACCAAAGTTACAGCCTTCTTTTCAGAAATTCCAAGCCTATTCATTAGTCTTCTCGTATATATGATCGCTCTCTTTCTATTTATGCTAGATTTGCCTAAATTAAAACAGATCACTTATAAATATTTGAAGCCTAGCACTGCAAACAAATTAAAGATTATTTTAAATCGCTTAAAGGATGCTATTTTTGGATATATGAAGGCACATTTATTTGTTAGTTTTATCATTGGAGGCGTCACACTAATTGGTCTTTTATTAATACAGCCTAAATACGCAGTGACAATGACCATCATCATATGGATCATTGACATTATTCCTTTCCTTGGCTCCATTATTATCTTGGCACCATGGGCACTGTATCATCTGCTGATAGGAAATATATCTATCGCTGTAAAATTATTCATCTTAGCAGCTATTTTACTCATTATTCGTCGAGTAGTCGAGCCTAAATTAATGGGTGACCATATTGGGCTATCCACTTTACCAACATTAATAGCTATGTTTATTGGTCTACAATTATTTGGTGTAATAGGCTTACTTGCTGGACCCTTTGTTATTATCTTCTTCGTTGCTTTAAAAGAAACTGGTATTATCAAATTGAATTTTAAAATATAA